AACCAGTGCATATCCCCCTTTCCACAGAGCACTACAAACACCACTGGTTTCCTGAAAAACCATCCAAGGGCTCTGGCTACCGCTGCATCCGAATCAACCACAAAATGGACCCCATCATCAGTAAAGTGGCTAGCCAGATTGGACTCAGCCAGCCTCAGCTGCACCGGCTGCTGCCCAGTGAGCTGACCCTGTGGGTGGACCCCTACGAGGTGTCCTACCGCATTGGGGAGGATGGCTCCATCTGCGTCCTGTACGAGGAGGCCCCGGTGGCCACCTCCTACGGGCTCCTCACCTGCAAGAACCAAATGATGCTGGGCAGGAGCAGCCCCTCAAAGAACTACATCATGGCAGTCTCCAGTTAGATCCCCCGCCACCCCACCTGGCGCTCTGCTGTACTCATTCTGCTGTGACAACAGGCCACTGCATACCTCTACCTGGGGAATTGTATTTTAAGtgaagagttatttatatatatatatattattttttttaagaaaaggggggaaaaaaaccaaaagatttttttaagaaaaaaatccttaaagGGAGCTGCTTGGAAGTGGCCTCCCCAGGTGCCTTTGGAGAGAATTGTTGTGTGCTTGAGTCTGGGAGGCAGTGTCTGGAATGGGAGGGGGGAATGGTCAGGGAGGGCATGGGTCTGGCCAAGGTGAGGTGGGAGAAGCTTGGCTAGCAACCCAGGAAGATGTGAGAGGGAGCAAGCAAGGTTAGTAACTGTGAATGAGAGAGGTCAGGATCTGccctggggagagaagagaggctgAGTTCAAACCTCTCACCCAGGACACCTGCATCCCTGGCCCCTCTCTTACTCAACTCAGGGGCATTCAAGCCTGGACTTAAATCATACTATATTGCCTAATCTTCTCTTTCAATTTTTGATGAGATTCTAGGCAGAGAGTGAAAAGGCCTCTCCTGATTCCTTCTGTCCTGAGCAGCTTTTCTTGAAATCATGActtgtttctaattctattctcaGGGGGCTGTAGATGTTGCTTCCCACCAAGAATATAAAGCTTTTTGTTTTGGAAGTCAGGGGAGTGAAGCAGGGGTTGAGGTTTATTGGAGTTGGGAGAGAAGGGCACTCTGCACAAAACCTTTGCCTTGCTATGAGCTGCTctatgtgtgagtatgtgtggcAAATACCTTGGGGTTGATCTGCAATGGAATTTTGGGAACCATAGAGTATCAACTGGGATATTTTTTGGCCAAAACCCTTCTTTTGTAACCAGACAGAAGTCCTCATGATGCTGCCATTATCCCTTTGAGAGGTGGCTCAAAAGCTACAGGGAACTTCAGGTCCCTGAATACtgccttctttttaaaagcacaacACTCCTCTctaactgccccccccccccccccccccgccgctccTCTCCCCTTCTGGTTGGGTCATGGAGCTACCCTATTTTCTAGGACAAGAGTTCTCAGTCACTGTGCAATATGGCCTCCTGGGTCCCAGGAGGATCTGGAGGAGAACTGGCTCTCACAACCTCCTGGTGCCCTGGTGGGCTTAAGGAACCatttctccctctgtcctcaggACTATGGCTGGATGCTTAGCCTTGTAGATATTCCTTGGCTGAATGGGAGAATGCCCCAAGTTCTGCAGGACTACTTGGTATTCTTGTAGGGCTGACACTGAAAGCCAAACCTTGGGCAGTGTTTTTTCTCCCTGGTGCTCAGACCACCTGTGGGAGAGGCTACTGTCTCTCTCAGTACAATCCAAATTTGTCTATAGACTTGTGCAATACTTACTGTTCTGGgttggagaaaaatggaaaattacacAGGGAAGAAATCTCCTTCCTTCAGTTTCTCGGTGACATTAGTGAGGGATCCTCAGAAGGCCTTGAGTTTCCCAAACCTGAATCACCTTAAGAAGGATGTAGCTAGAACATCTGGTCAACCTGGCTACCCTCCTGCTGTTGCCTTTAGTGAGGAAACTTTCTCCCCACTGCCAGTCCCCTTTCCTGCATTTCTTAAACACTCGATTCTGACTCAAGGGTGCTAGTTACCAAACACTCCCCTACCCATTCCTGCCAGTACTGCCTCTTCAACTTTCCAGATCCCGAGTACCTTCCCAGATCCTTTTTCCAGTCCTTATTGCTTTAAAGTTAACTTCAGGCCAGTAGACCCAAGAGCTAATTTTCCGGTCTGTGGGTTGAAACAAAGCTGTGAATCACTGCAGATTGTTGTTGCATCTTGTCTGCAAACAGGTCCCTGCCTTTTTATAAGCAGCCTCATGGTCTCATTCttaatcttttctctcttctttttcacgttcactttaaaaacaacaaaacacccaGAGCTGGACTGTTGAGCAGGCCTGTCTCTCccattaagtaaaaataaatagtacGTTTGTAAGCTATTCTGACAGAAAACACAAAGGTTACTAATTGTATAATAGTGTTTTTATATGGAAGAATGTACAGCTTTATGGACAAATGTacacttttttttggtttctttaatAAAAGTGTAGCAGATGAAGTCGTGTGGTATAGAGAAGATAAAATTCCCACATCACTAATTTGCGTTTCCCTCAGAAGCAAATCCTTTGTGCCTCATAGTATTTCTCTTCAGTTGGATTCAGCAGACCTATCGCGTAGGTGGTAGGGACATTTCCAAGCATCCCCTCTTTCCTGGGAGATAGCTCCTTACTTCCCTTCTTTAATGCATATTCTAACTTCCCTGTGAAAATGCTAGATGGGCCAGTGTTCTAGTCTGAGCATTCCTCAGTCTAGCCAGGGCTCATCTTATgcatcctcttcttcctccgcCTTACTCATTAGTTCATTCTGCAAGCATTTATTGTATGTGCTAGgtactaaaattattaaaaatgattaagactcACAGCCCGCTCACAGACTGGGATGGTTAACAGAGGACACTGAACCCCTTTCCAGGTTGGGGCAGAATTTTTTGAAATTCCTGGTCAAGCTCTCTTGTCATCTTTGGGGCTCCCActtgacaaccaccattcttATTATACAAGAGCAATTGGGCCTCAGGATACAGGCACTGGAGCTGAACATGTGACAGAAGGCCAATGTTACCAGTTAGCTAAAAAGGAGCTGCTTCTGACAGCAAACACCAAGAGCATAGGTCTGTTACCCTTTATAACTCTGGCTATGTAGATAGGATCTATGCAAGGACATAGAAACACCCTTTCTCATCCCTGACTCTAGGGTTCTGCCCATGAGATTTTGAAAcaggcttccccacccccacttcactTGCTAGCTCCGCAGTTTGTACTAAGGTCACAAGTACATTTTTGACCTGGGCTATCTTTTTTCTTGGCTGTACGTGGGCTATACTTAAACTAAATTGTAAACATGTTGTCTCATGAGCAGTGGTaccaccctacacacacacacacacacacacacacacacacacacacttcatttcATACCTCCATGACCCTCATCAACAAACATGCAGTTTGACCTAGGTGTCTTAGGTGGGAGGTTGGCCTGGGAGTCTGTGTGTGATATACTGGGAGGGTAGGTGAGCCAGGAGATGGGGGTCAGGGAAGCTAGCTCATCTGTATCACAAATAGAATTGGTTAGGGACCCACTTGTGTCAAGGAGTTGTTTAAAAGAATGGTCCCATTTTCATGTCTAGCTTCTAACACAAATGTCCTAGCTACTCATTTGTTAAGGACCTACCTAGATCCTTAACAAATGAGGTTAGGGTCGAATTTTTGCCATCCTGGTGTACTCTTCTCTTATTCAGTACAAAATCAGCATCTAACTTCTTGTTTCCTGACAGGCTTCTCTCATGAAGGATATTTCATTGTTTAGTCAAAGGCCTGAAATTCAGGGAGGGTTGTCTGGGGGTTAAGGGGACACCGTCACCCACCTCTGTTTCTAAGCCAGGTAAACCACAGAATGGCAGATTGATCTTGAGGTTTCTCATGGCTCTAGGTAGAACTAATAGTTCCTCAATTTAAATAAGACGGTTCTGTGATCAAGCAGTTTGTTATTTACTTTAGATCTGACCAATGTCAATAGGAGTGGAGAGTACCCCTTAGCCAGGTGAGGGAATAGGGGCTGTAGACAAGAATTGCTTGAGGAATTGCAGTTGGTGGCTTTTATGTGTTCAGGGACTGGGCATTGGTTGGTCCATTCTGCTCCCAGCTTCCCCACTTGGTAAACAGTGCCAGCCTGGGAGACCTGTGCTTGGTCAGCTGTTTCTGGATGATAAGCACCACCCCAAAGAGTGTAGACAAGGCCCTGGGAGCTGCAGATTAAGAGCCCATCCTGGCTCCTGATAAGGAGGTTTGGGTGGGGAAGTCCTTGATGCTGCAACAAACGAGCCCCGGGGGAAGAAACCCACTTCTGTGAGGCTGACATCTGTTCCTCGAGTAGCCTGTGGTCCGGAAAGATAGTGAGGACTCCTGGCTTCCGAGCCAGTGCTGGCACCCGGCCCAACAAAGAGTGGTGCAATAGAAAGAGttctgggctggggtggggtgggggggcgggggataGAATCTATGGGCTGTGGTCCAGGTTCTTCTTCCTAACTAGCTATGTGAGTTCATATAAACCCTGAAAGTTTCCTGTCTCAGAAATTAGGGGGTGGATTAGATGaactctgttcctttcttcagCTTCTGGTTCTAAATCATCTCCATTATCCTAGCAATTACTGGAGAGCAAATTAGCACAATTATTATCATATTTTCAGTTAGTTGAACTGAAAGTTCATTTGGACTGGGAAGTGAAGTCTGTAATAATCTTCCCTTGTTTGGCTCAGACTCCTGCCTGATAAGGTTTCAATTTCCAGGTCTAGTGAGACAGTGCTGCAAAGAGGTCAGGAGCTCAGGCCCTGGTGTCAGGCTGCCTGGAGGTCTAATCTCAGCTCTACCACCTACCTACTGGCTGTGAAACCTGGGGCAGATTACTTCACCAggcctccatttccccatttgtaaaatgggattaagaaTAGAACCTATCTCAAAAtggtatgaggattaaatgagatccaTATTCTACTTAGAATAGTGCTTTGCACACTTGAGTACTAAATAAATGAGAATTGTAGTTTTA
This sequence is a window from Globicephala melas chromosome 1, mGloMel1.2, whole genome shotgun sequence. Protein-coding genes within it:
- the BTG2 gene encoding protein BTG2; this translates as MSQASWTGKRTDMLPEIAAAVGFLSSLLRTRGCVNEQRLQVFSGALQEALTEHYKHHWFPEKPSKGSGYRCIRINHKMDPIISKVASQIGLSQPQLHRLLPSELTLWVDPYEVSYRIGEDGSICVLYEEAPVATSYGLLTCKNQMMLGRSSPSKNYIMAVSS